A genomic region of Terriglobia bacterium contains the following coding sequences:
- a CDS encoding hydrogenase maturation protease: MAKVLVIGFGNPLRSDDSFGIQAVEKLKQSVNGGDIEFIECQQLTPELAEKVSRADLALFVDADMDGVAGTIHSRRVLPANRPTGETLVHHIDPSTLLGLSQRIFHRVPEAMLMTVTGECFGYGSQLSSEVAKALPGVVKHMRELIVEKCASARPSTVTVH, translated from the coding sequence ATGGCCAAGGTGCTCGTAATCGGTTTCGGAAACCCCCTGCGCAGCGACGATTCCTTCGGAATCCAGGCCGTCGAAAAACTGAAGCAATCCGTAAACGGCGGCGACATCGAGTTCATCGAATGCCAGCAGTTGACTCCCGAACTTGCCGAAAAGGTTTCCCGGGCCGACCTCGCCCTTTTCGTCGACGCCGACATGGACGGCGTTGCCGGAACCATCCACAGCCGCCGCGTATTGCCCGCGAATCGTCCGACCGGTGAGACCCTCGTGCACCATATCGATCCTTCGACCCTGCTCGGCCTCTCGCAGAGAATCTTCCATCGTGTGCCAGAAGCCATGCTCATGACCGTCACCGGCGAATGCTTCGGATACGGCTCGCAGCTAAGTTCCGAGGTCGCCAAGGCCCTTCCCGGGGTCGTCAAACACATGCGCGAGTTGATTGTCGAAAAGTGCGCGAGCGCCCGTCCTTCGACCGTGACAGTGCACTAG
- a CDS encoding SCO family protein: protein MRNLTSVVLAVLAVISLAACRKSSDQFRHYPVEGKVLAVNKDKKTLTIAHKEIPGLMGAMTMDYSVNDGWVMRAAKPGDHITASLVMDPEGAYLENVVLTDTGTPIDPSTSSLHEPVPGDTPPDFAFSNQDGKQVKLSEFRGKPVLLTFIYARCPLPDYCIRMSDNFGLIARELKQNDPAIYGKLQMLSVSIDPEFDTPPVLKNYGKSFAGNVDPKFEHWQFGSANPKDTRAFANFFGLSYDKEGDQIVHSLRTALLDPSGKIAAVYNGNDWRRDDVIRDLKKMN from the coding sequence ATGAGAAATCTCACCAGTGTGGTGCTTGCCGTTTTAGCTGTTATTTCTCTTGCCGCGTGCCGCAAGTCGAGCGACCAGTTCCGCCACTATCCCGTGGAAGGCAAGGTGCTTGCCGTTAATAAGGACAAGAAGACGCTGACGATCGCTCACAAGGAAATTCCGGGACTGATGGGCGCGATGACGATGGACTACAGTGTGAACGATGGCTGGGTGATGCGTGCGGCGAAACCGGGCGACCACATCACGGCCTCGTTAGTAATGGATCCCGAGGGAGCGTATCTGGAGAACGTGGTGTTGACCGATACCGGCACGCCGATCGATCCCAGCACTAGTTCGCTCCACGAGCCCGTTCCGGGGGATACGCCGCCCGATTTCGCCTTCTCGAACCAGGACGGGAAACAGGTGAAGTTGAGCGAGTTCCGGGGAAAACCGGTGCTGTTAACGTTCATCTATGCGCGGTGTCCGCTGCCGGACTACTGCATCCGGATGAGCGACAACTTTGGACTGATCGCGCGCGAACTCAAGCAGAACGATCCTGCCATCTACGGCAAGCTGCAGATGCTCAGCGTGAGCATTGATCCGGAATTCGATACACCGCCGGTTCTGAAGAATTATGGAAAGAGCTTTGCCGGGAATGTCGATCCAAAATTCGAGCACTGGCAATTTGGTTCGGCGAATCCAAAAGATACACGGGCATTCGCGAACTTCTTCGGTCTTTCGTACGACAAGGAAGGGGACCAGATCGTGCACAGCCTGCGGACAGCGTTGCTCGACCCCTCGGGGAAAATCGCGGCCGTGTACAACGGGAATGACTGGCGTCGAGACGATGTGATTCGGGATTTGAAAAAAATGAACTAG
- a CDS encoding VOC family protein produces the protein MSASADFDNEFQAVPGILFVDHVAISVPSGALEAQVEAYRMLGFQEVHREDVGGKDQVREVLLRIGDGPNLIQLLEPLSPESPVQKMIEKNGGRGGLAHVAFRVRNARAAFDYLKQRGFSIIDKAPRPGSRGTTVFFLHPKSRAENPFGFLIEFVEEPE, from the coding sequence ATGAGCGCATCCGCGGATTTCGACAACGAATTTCAGGCAGTCCCCGGTATTCTTTTTGTCGATCACGTGGCGATTTCGGTGCCGAGCGGGGCACTGGAGGCGCAGGTCGAGGCGTACAGGATGCTGGGTTTCCAGGAAGTGCATCGCGAAGACGTCGGCGGGAAAGACCAGGTGCGCGAAGTACTACTGCGAATCGGGGACGGGCCCAACCTGATCCAGTTACTCGAGCCTTTGTCGCCGGAGTCGCCGGTGCAGAAGATGATCGAGAAAAATGGTGGGCGCGGCGGACTGGCGCACGTGGCATTTCGGGTGCGCAATGCGCGGGCCGCATTCGATTACCTGAAACAACGCGGCTTCAGCATCATTGATAAGGCGCCGCGTCCGGGCTCGCGCGGGACTACGGTCTTTTTCCTGCACCCGAAATCGCGTGCGGAGAATCCCTTCGGGTTCCTGATCGAATTTGTGGAAGAGCCCGAATAG
- a CDS encoding response regulator, giving the protein MTNTKFPTVSLDELKAQRLQPEDFPLRPVVLVVDDEPIIADTLVAILSASGYVADAAYNGESALEMAQIIPPELLISDVVMPGMSGVSLAISMRQTCPDCHVLLFSGQAATGDILLDARKQGHDFNILAKPVHPRDLLAHAARLLASA; this is encoded by the coding sequence GTGACAAACACCAAGTTTCCAACCGTCTCCCTTGATGAATTGAAGGCGCAGAGACTGCAACCGGAAGATTTTCCCCTTCGTCCGGTTGTTCTGGTCGTGGACGATGAACCGATCATCGCCGACACTTTGGTAGCGATTCTTTCCGCGTCAGGTTACGTTGCAGATGCGGCCTACAATGGCGAGAGTGCGCTGGAAATGGCGCAGATAATTCCCCCGGAATTGCTGATCTCCGACGTGGTGATGCCGGGGATGAGCGGGGTATCGCTGGCGATCTCGATGCGGCAGACTTGCCCGGATTGCCACGTATTGCTGTTTTCGGGGCAGGCGGCCACGGGCGACATCCTGCTGGACGCTCGAAAGCAGGGGCACGATTTCAATATCCTCGCCAAGCCAGTTCATCCCCGGGATTTGCTTGCGCATGCTGCGCGACTGCTGGCCAGCGCTTGA